Proteins from a single region of Penaeus monodon isolate SGIC_2016 chromosome 29, NSTDA_Pmon_1, whole genome shotgun sequence:
- the LOC119592086 gene encoding zinc finger protein 513-like, with protein MCERILERSPMPALSAHTDQGNKVASRDMCIHITTKVSVDHNILGTSEGRPTKTIGIAEAIGATGCKNFSSATPKIRSCPYCPFTTTIATQLSEHLRSHAVRELFPCPHCPFQCFQVESIRAHIRTHTGEKPFGCAYCSYRSAQKGNMKRHVLKHHT; from the exons ATGTGCGAACGCATACTGGAGAGAAGCCCTATGCCTGCTCTCTCTGCTCATACAGATCAAGGCAACAAAGTAGCCTCAAGAGACATGTGTATACACATCACAACTAag GTGTCAGTGGACCACAACATCCTTGGCACCTCCGAGGGCAGACCAACAAAGACCATAGGGATTGCCGAGGCAATAGGAGCTACAGGCTGCAAGAATTTCTCCTCTGCGACTCCCAAGATCCGATCCTGCCCCTACTGCCCCTTCACCACAACCATTGCCACACAACTTTCGGAACACCTGCGGAGCCACGCAGTCAGAGAGCTATTCCCATGTCCGCACTGTCCTTTTCAATGCTTTCAGGTGGAGAGCATCAGGGctcacatacgaacacacactgGTGAGAAGCCATTCGGTTGTGCCTACTGTTCCTATAGGTCAGCACAGAAAGGGAACATGAAGAGACATGTGTTAAAGCATCACACCTAA